In Solimonas sp. K1W22B-7, the DNA window GAGCGCCGCGGCTGGTTGCCCGCGCGCGTGTTCAGCCTGTCCACGGAATTCCCGCTGGGGCTGTTCCATGCCTGGACCTGGGCGGAGCTGGACATGGCCTGCCTGGTCTACCCCAAGCCCGCCGCCCCGGGCCGCATGCCGCCGCCGTCCTCGGGCGCCATGGGCCAGCTGCCGAGCAATTCCGCGGGCCAGGACGAATTCGCCGGGCTGCGCAGTTATCACCGTGGCGACTCGATGAAATCGGTGCACTGGAAGAGCCTGCCCAAGTCGCCCAACTCGCCGATGGTCAAGCAGTTCACGGAACTGCTGGACCAGGAGCTGTGGCTGGATTGGGACAAGCTGCCGGACCTGGACGTTGAAAGCCGCTTGTCGCAGCTGACGCGCTGGGTCCTGGACACCGAGAACCAGGGGCATGCCTACGGCCTGCGGCTGCCGGGCCTGGTGCTCGCCCCCAGCCGTGGCGAAACGCACCAGAACGAGTGCCTGCGCGCCCTGGCGCTGTACCAGGCCCAATGAGCCGCCAGGACGCGCAGCGATGAAAGCCGAAGCGGCCGCCAGTTACCTGAACCAGACCACGCTGCTGCGATTGATGGCGGTGCTGACGCTGGTGCTCTCGGTGCATCTGCCGACGCTGCCCGAGTGGGCGGTGGCATTCGTCTTTGCCGGCCTGGGCTGGCGCCTGCTGGTCGCGCTGCGGCAATGGTCGCTGCCGCCTGGCTGGCTGCGCTCGGTGATGGCCATCCTGGTCTTCGCCGGAATCTACGCCAGCTACGGCCGCATCAACGGCCAGCATCCGGGCACGGCGCTGCTGGTGATCATGGCGGTGCTCAAGCTGCTGGAGATGCGCTCGCGCCGCGACGTGATGGTCACGGTGTTCCTGATGTATTTCATCCTGCTGACCCACTTCCTCAACTCGCAGGAGATCTGGACGGCGGGCTACCTGCTGGCCTGCGTCTCGCTGATCACGGCCTTGCTGGTGGACGTGAATCATCCCGGACAGGCCCTGCCGTTGCGCGAGGTGCTGACCCGGGGCATGCGCATGGTGGCGCTGTCGCTGCCGGTGATGCTGCTGTTCTTCGTGCTGTTCCCGCGCATCCCGGGCCCGCTGTGGGGCCTGCCGTCCGATTCCGGCGCGGCGCTGTCGGGCATGTCCAACGAGATGGCGCCGGGCGATATCTCCAGCCTGATCCTGTCGGACCGCGTGGCGTTCCGCGTGCGTTTCCTCGGCGAGGTGCCGCAGCCCAAGGACCGCTACTGGCGCGGGCCGGTGCTGGACCACTTCGACGGCCGCGGCTGGAAACCCAGCGCCTGGTCGCAGACCGACCGCCTGCCCGCCTTCACCCTGAACGAGCCCACCATCCGCTACGAAGTGACCATGGAGCCGCACCGCGGCCCCTGGCTGTTCGCGCTGGACATCCCCGACATGCGCCAGCTGCCGCCCAACGCGGTGCTGACCTCGGAGTTCCAGCTGATCCGCGGCCGGGACGTGCTCGAGCGCGAGCTGTACATCCTGAGTTCACACCCGGACCACCTGATACAGCCGGACCTGCCGATCCTGTATCGCAACATCAACCTGGCGCTGCCCCAGAGCTACAACCCGCAGACCCTGGCGCTGGCTCAGCGCCTGAAAGCGGAGAACCCGGATCCGCAGGCGCTGGTGCAGGCGGTGTTGCGCATGTTCCGCGAGCAGCCCTTCGTCTACACGTTGCGCCCGCCGGTGCTGGGCCGCAACAGCGTGGACGACTTCCTGTTCAAGACCCGGCGCGGTTTCTGCGAGCACTATTCCAGCGCCTTTACCTTCCTGATGCGCGCGGCCGGCATCCCGGCGCGCGTGGTGACCGGCTACCAGGGCGGCGAGCGCAGCCCGATCGGCGACTTCCACACCATCCGCGATGCCGACGCCCACGCCTGGAGTGAAATCTGGCTGGAGGGCCAGGGCTGGATACGCATGGATCCCACGGCCGCCGTGGCGCCCAACCGCATCGAGATGGGCCTGTCGGAAGCAATGGACGGCGATGAGCTGCCCTCCTTCCTGCGGCGAGACGGCTTTGCCAGCCTGAGCCTGGGCCTGCGGGCGCGATGGGAGTGGGTCAACTCGAAGTGGAACCGCTGGGTGCTGGCTTATGGCCCGGACATGCAGATGGAGTTCCTGCAGCAGTTCGGCATCCGGGACTGGACCGGCATGATCCTGACGCTGACCATCGGCACCACCGTGGTGCTAAGCATCATCGGCCTGATGCTGTTGCGCCAGTTCACGCCGGCACGCAACCACGAGGTGGCGGTGAAGCTGTGGCAGCAGTTGCAGAAACGCCTGCTGCGCGCCGGCATCGCACAGCGGCCCAGCGAGGGCGCCGGCGATTTCGCCGAGCGCGTGGCGCGGGAAGCCCCGCCCCTGGGCGCAGCGGTGGCCCGTGCCGCGGCGGCCTACCAGCGGCTGCGCTACCTGGAAGGCGCCACGCCGGCCCTGCAGCGCGAGTTGGCGGAAGCGGTCAAGGCGGTCCGCACCAAGCCATGAGGGAAATGTTGGGGTTCGCTACGCTCACCGCCAACCTACGCCTTGGATCAATCGTCCCGCCGCAAATCCTGCAGCCGGCGTAGGTACGGTGAACGCAGCGAACCGCATCGTTCGCGTGAAGCTTCGCTACAGAATCAACGGCGCGTCTCCGGTCCTTCCACGCGACTGAGCAGCCACGCGCCGATCACGAAGAACGGCAGCAGCGTGAGGATCGGCAGGCGCTGGTTGTCCACCAGCAGGGCGGTCTGCCCCACCACGATCGGCCCCAGCACGGCGGCGAACTTGCCCAGCATGTTGTAGAAGCCGAAGAACTGGCCGGCCTGGTCGGGCGGGATCAGCTTGGCGTAGTAGGAGCGCGACAGCGACTGGATGCCGCCCTGCACCGTGGCGATGGCCGCGGCCATCCAGTAGAACTGCGCCTCGGTCTGCAGGGTGTAGGCCCAGCAGGTGACGCCGACGTAGATGCCGATGGCGACATAGAGCATGGTCTTGGTGCCGAAGCGGTCCGCCAGCCAGCCGTAGGCCACCGCCGCCGGGAAGCCGAGGAACTGCACCAGCAGCAGCGCCTTGATCAGCGCGCCGGGATCGAAGCCCAGCTTGACGCCGTAGTCCACCGCCATGCGGATGATGGTGTCCACCGCGTCGATGTAGAGCCAGTAGGCACCGAGGAAGTACAGCACCGGCTTCATCGTCAGGATCAGGCGGAAGGTGTCCTTGAGCTGCTGCCAGTCACCGCCCGCCGCCACCGGCTGCGGCTGCTCCGGCACGTTGCGGAACAGCGGCAGCGAGAACAGCAGCCACCAGAAACCCACCATCAGGAAGGACAGCAGGATGGCGTCGGCGCCGCTGGCCAGTCCGAAGGCCTGCGGCTTCTGGAACATGAAGACGTTGAGCGCGAACAGCAGGCCGCCGCCGAGATAGCCCAGGCCATAGCCCAGCGCCGAGGTGCGGTCCATGTCGGCCTGGGAGGAGACGTTGACGATCAGCGAGTCGTAGAACGAGGTGCCGGCGAAAAAGCCGATGGAGGCCAGCGTGAACAGCAGCAGCGCGGTGGTCCAGTCGCCCTTGGCTACCCAGTACATGGCGCCGGTGGACAGGGCACCGAGCAGCGTGGTGGCGAACAGGAAGCACTTCTTGTAGCCGCGGCGGTCGGCAAGGCCGCCCAGCAGCGGCGCCATGATCATCACCACGATGCTGGAGACCGAACTGGCGACGCCCAGCCAGAAGGTGCGCTCGCCCGGCGCCAGGCCGCCGGCCCAGTACTGCGCGAAAAACAGCGGGAAGAAGCCCGCCATCACGGTGGTGGCGAAGGCGGAGTTGGCCCAGTCGTAGAACGCCCAGGAGATCCTCTGCTTGCGGCTGCTCGGCACGCTGACCATCGGACAACCCCGCTGTTCTTGTTCGTTGCGTCTAGACCAGGTCCAGGCCCAGGACCAGCGCATCTTCGCGCCCGCCGTCGGCCGGGTAGTAGCTCTTGCGCAGGCCCAGGCGCTTGAAGCCCTGCTGTTCGTAGAGGCGCTGCGCCGGGCGGTTGGACACGCGCACCTCCAGCAGCACCAGGGTGACGTTGCCGGCGCGCGCCACCATCAGCAGGTGCTTCATCAGGAACTGCGCCAGGCCGCGTCGCTGGTGCTCGGGGCTGACGCAGAGATTCAGGATGTGGGCCTCGCCCACCGCCATGCTCATCAGCGCGTAGGCCAGTACTTCGCCCAGCGTGTTGGTGACCACCCAGGAGCTGTAGCCCACGCGCAGGCAGTCGTGGAAGATGCCTTCGCTCCAGGGAAACGGGTAGGTGCGGTTCTCGATCTCCAGCACCTGC includes these proteins:
- a CDS encoding DUF58 domain-containing protein, with the translated sequence MRVWLVVKLLLHPLRFLQDRIDAWVMARVKRQPGPIPVPRTRVYIVPTRFGYGFAFMAALMLAGSMNYSNSMGFALTFLLGALGLVCMHQTHGNLLNVQLRAGKTQPVFAGEVAHFEILVDNPAPTQRYSFALAWPRKDDLAVTADIPAEGSATMRIALPAERRGWLPARVFSLSTEFPLGLFHAWTWAELDMACLVYPKPAAPGRMPPPSSGAMGQLPSNSAGQDEFAGLRSYHRGDSMKSVHWKSLPKSPNSPMVKQFTELLDQELWLDWDKLPDLDVESRLSQLTRWVLDTENQGHAYGLRLPGLVLAPSRGETHQNECLRALALYQAQ
- a CDS encoding transglutaminase TgpA family protein, coding for MKAEAAASYLNQTTLLRLMAVLTLVLSVHLPTLPEWAVAFVFAGLGWRLLVALRQWSLPPGWLRSVMAILVFAGIYASYGRINGQHPGTALLVIMAVLKLLEMRSRRDVMVTVFLMYFILLTHFLNSQEIWTAGYLLACVSLITALLVDVNHPGQALPLREVLTRGMRMVALSLPVMLLFFVLFPRIPGPLWGLPSDSGAALSGMSNEMAPGDISSLILSDRVAFRVRFLGEVPQPKDRYWRGPVLDHFDGRGWKPSAWSQTDRLPAFTLNEPTIRYEVTMEPHRGPWLFALDIPDMRQLPPNAVLTSEFQLIRGRDVLERELYILSSHPDHLIQPDLPILYRNINLALPQSYNPQTLALAQRLKAENPDPQALVQAVLRMFREQPFVYTLRPPVLGRNSVDDFLFKTRRGFCEHYSSAFTFLMRAAGIPARVVTGYQGGERSPIGDFHTIRDADAHAWSEIWLEGQGWIRMDPTAAVAPNRIEMGLSEAMDGDELPSFLRRDGFASLSLGLRARWEWVNSKWNRWVLAYGPDMQMEFLQQFGIRDWTGMILTLTIGTTVVLSIIGLMLLRQFTPARNHEVAVKLWQQLQKRLLRAGIAQRPSEGAGDFAERVAREAPPLGAAVARAAAAYQRLRYLEGATPALQRELAEAVKAVRTKP
- a CDS encoding MFS transporter, with translation MVSVPSSRKQRISWAFYDWANSAFATTVMAGFFPLFFAQYWAGGLAPGERTFWLGVASSVSSIVVMIMAPLLGGLADRRGYKKCFLFATTLLGALSTGAMYWVAKGDWTTALLLFTLASIGFFAGTSFYDSLIVNVSSQADMDRTSALGYGLGYLGGGLLFALNVFMFQKPQAFGLASGADAILLSFLMVGFWWLLFSLPLFRNVPEQPQPVAAGGDWQQLKDTFRLILTMKPVLYFLGAYWLYIDAVDTIIRMAVDYGVKLGFDPGALIKALLLVQFLGFPAAVAYGWLADRFGTKTMLYVAIGIYVGVTCWAYTLQTEAQFYWMAAAIATVQGGIQSLSRSYYAKLIPPDQAGQFFGFYNMLGKFAAVLGPIVVGQTALLVDNQRLPILTLLPFFVIGAWLLSRVEGPETRR
- the rimI gene encoding ribosomal protein S18-alanine N-acetyltransferase; protein product: MSAQPQELWRLAPMHPSHLAQVLEIENRTYPFPWSEGIFHDCLRVGYSSWVVTNTLGEVLAYALMSMAVGEAHILNLCVSPEHQRRGLAQFLMKHLLMVARAGNVTLVLLEVRVSNRPAQRLYEQQGFKRLGLRKSYYPADGGREDALVLGLDLV